Within the Syngnathus scovelli strain Florida chromosome 6, RoL_Ssco_1.2, whole genome shotgun sequence genome, the region ATCATCAgccattgtttcttttttcttatCCAAAATGTTTTGCTCTTACTTAGACTGAACAGTCAAAACGATGATAGTGATGATGATGGCTGCGACGACGAGCCCAATTAAAACTCCACAGATGATTGCTGTTGAAGATGAGCATCGAGTGAGTAAATCTAAATACTATGCAGGTTATCATTCCATTAAGTCTGTTTACGATGGGTGGACCAGACATCATATGCTGGGAAACATTTTCAATTGTGGCCACAACATGGGCACACAATACTCCATAAAATAGTTGTGCCCATTTAGTGGTCAGGATAAAATGTTTCCATGTCAtgcctgttttttgtttttttttgtttactgtttttatCTACCAATTGGCGTGTctggctcctcctcttcctcttcgtcatGGTCATCTAAGAGTACATGTCAAATTAATTACATCTGCTTTAAACGTATGCTCAAGATTGGGGAGGCGGGGTCACGCTCACCATGGATACCGGCACAGGTAGCGTTGCAACTGTCATGGTCAAAAAAACGGTTTCCATTTCCATGGCAGCCTGTCCAAAGGAATTTTTTGCACTTTTGATGAACTGCATCGTagtaatatctcagatattggCCGTTGCATCCACCATTGAGCTTCTTCAGGAGGCAAAGTGTTGTCGCTAAgaggaaaaaacaaagtcataaatAATTAGGTTCTTAGCAGtctgcctttttattttttaccaccTGGTGGCGTATTGCCCACATACAGTATAAATGTGAAGCAGTTATGTGTTCACTGTCAATTACTGAGCACGATATTAGGTGCTGGGCATCCAAACcggcaaaaaaaatcttatttctactaaatatttttgattattattattgattattATTCTACTGAATGTAGCTGTTGGGGTTGCTACCATCTAATCTCACCATCTTTGGGGTAGCTGCGTTCAAGGGTGGCCGAGCAGTTCCTCATGCATTCCCGTTCGTTCACGAATCGATTGCCGttgcccccctcccctttaTATATGAACGGGTTGCACTGGTCTTTGTTGACGTCGtagtagaaaaaaaagtcaaacttcTGTCCAATGCCTTCAGCTTCGGGTTGGTAACAAAAGCCTGttggatgaggaaaaaaatgaataaataataccaCTTTTATTAAGTATACTAAGcgatgacaagacatagtaataACGTGACCATTGCACAGGCCTGTGATATCTTTCCATAAATGTTTAACTTCATCACTCCCTCTTTTTACGATGGCAATAAAAAGCACCACCTATGTTAGGTTCCTGCCCTTCATAGTTCCTCAAAGGGCAATCCGTTTCATATTCTATCACTGTTTTTTGCTCATAATCTATTTGAATGAAAAGTGAGCCTTGTATATTGTCTCAATCTCAATCAGTGATTGTAGCATTGGTCATTGATCGATAATCATAGTCTTTAGCGACGTGTAAATACATCAATATTTTTTAGGATAGTACTAGCTTGTTACAAGTTAGCTGGGAATAGGCTTCAGCTCCCGTGCAATTTAGCTGCAACTTTTGCATCGGACTCAGACAGCCTGTTGGGTTTGCTTTCAAAATGAAagccttaaaaataaaatggtgtGCTCTTGAGGTGgaaaaacaattgcaaatgtAGTCCCTTTTACATATCTCCTTttttttggcgccatcttgcacTGAGACAACTCAACAGGAAGTCTGCTTTTATCGTGGGTTAAAACGAATTAGGCTTCAAATTCAACTTGAATACAATTTTAACTGATTTATAAAATAATCACGTATTTTTAGATATCTACTGTACTGGGAGCTTATCATATTTTTTggaaactaatttttttttttttttttttttggggatacAACAAAGATTATTGGAAAATGGCGGGACCTACCTGGGATAACAGAATGGCCGAGGTGAAACGCAGCAAAGACAATGGCAAAAAGTAGTAAGTGCTTCATCTTGAGGCTTGCCTCTGAGCGCTCACTCGCTCTCTCACCCACTGAGTCCGGCTCGTAAACGACAGTGAGAGCCGACTGTCGGGCCTGACCTTTGGACCAATGCCTTTCCAATCGAAACCAACGTTAACGAACTGTTAGATACTGTCCCAGTggttttatctttaatgctcgctatGCTAATAGTAATTAGCAGGAGGTTGaactatttgatgtatgccagaaagatcgataagacagctgtggagccttctCTGCGACCATTGCGGAAGACCTTCTTCCTTATCGTTTCTTGGAATTATATGAAGTGATGCAGCCTAGATAAATGCTATAAAATGAATAGAATAGAAATCCGACAATTTCATGAAACAAATTTAAGTTGTAATTGTAGCCCGATTATGGGATGTCTCTGAAAGATTATCCTGAGTGATTATCCTGTGGTGTGGGGTGGGAGGGATTGTTCCTCTTTAGCTGTTTGGAAAATGCACGCTACCGGCATTAACAAATTGTACGTGTTCAGTATTTCCGACAGCAAATCCTCGTGCGCGTAGCCCACTTGAGCCCACTTGAGCCCCTGAATCGGTGATTGTGACGTGAAACGGAACGATACGCTTTTGCCAAACGCCACTGAAGGAGCAACTCTCCAAAGTCAGTCAACAGTAAAAAATAACAAGGACAGGAGTTAAAAGCTTATGTAGTTGTGGCATTTTGAATTATAATTGGTTTAACATATcatatacaaaataaaacaatgatcTGAATATCAAATCGGTGTGCTATAGTGTGTCAAAATGGAAAAGTTGGAGCCCTCTGGTGTCAAAGTGTAAACACACACTCTTCACATTCTTGGCCGGAGGCACTTGACAAAGATTCCGTGGAAGCTGCGGACTTGACGCAGTGGGCTGGTGTGTCGTTGCGCCCGTGACGTCAAAGGAGGCTACGATGGGAGACGCCGTGCGCTTAAAAGCGATGCGGAGGCTTGTGGTTTGTTGCACGGAGAGATCCGAACCAGTCAGAGGACGCCAAGATGCTGCGTTTGAGTCTCACACCCATCGCTCTACTACTGCAAGTGCTCGTGGCTTACGGTAAGAtgctttcagaaaaaaaagaaatgttttttttactttattattGCTGTTCAGTGAACTTTTTTGATTAGAATTTTGAATGACTCATTTTCTTTGCAACCTAATTGCATATTAATTTACATATTTGTCTGTTTCAGGGGCCAGATGGGGCTACACAAGTAAGtgattatactttttttttttttacttcattgtGCTTTTGAAGTAATTTTCACAAAGTACCTCATGAAGGCTTCAGTTACATTTATATGGCAACAATGCATTTATCGAATACCCCGGCGGGAAGTTATTTTCCGACTTAATTAATAGATGGAAATAAGAGGACACAATCGTGAGGCTATTTACTGTAACCATTATGCATCTTGAATTGTTTGGCAATAACTATAATTGTGAATTCGCAAGCCTGCCAAAAACCTTGTTTTGCTTTATCCCCCAAATTACAAAATTGGTCTTTCTCATGTCCTGCCTGACCTATAGATGCAGAATTTGCAACTTCTTCAGTTGCCGTCTTTTCTTTCAGCGGAGGTctgaaggtctttttttttttttttttttaatcatgcttGCGGTTTGGCATTAATAGTTGCGGATGAGGCTTTTGTGCTCTACGTAGTAATCACACATCTGCACTTGGTGTACATGCGAATTAGGACATTATAATAAAGCCCTTTGAAAAAAAGCTTGGTGACGTACTGAGTCATGTACTCTTGTAAAACATAGAATTGAAGAGTTCACCTTCAATTAAGCTCAAAGCATTCCAGGGGTTGCTCATCTTAGTGGTCAAGAGTCCGGCCAGCTGGAGGCCACAATCCGAGTTCACTGTCGACTCATTCAGCACCTTCTTTTTGCAGAACAGCTCAAGGAGCATCATGATATATCCATGTATCCATGATTCATCCGAAACAGTTTGGCATCAAACCAATCACGATGCTTCTAAAATTCAATTTAGAGACAGTCATGCCATTTCATCCAACATTTTAATTAGCATGTCTGTCTTATTGTCACGCCTTACTTCCAGCAGCCTTCTCAGCttggactcaaattatattttgGTTGAAATGCAGTTCTCCAGCAGGTTTATTGAAAGTGTCCATTTCCCATGCAGCTGGCATGGGATCCTTTCCAACATATTGCTTCATTCAGAATCACCATGTGATTTACTCACACCTAAAGTCAGCTGGGTTTTGTTTAGAAAATGAGAGAATGCCCGCATGGACTGACATTGATTCTATTTCCAGGCTCGAATGGAGAGAGACACTGGCACACACATTTTCCCTACTGCGCTGGACCAATGCAGTCTCCAGTTGACTTCAAGACAGGGAAGCTCATCTTTGACTCATCTTTACGCCCAATTGTGCTGGAGAACTACAATCTGACGGGCGGCAGCCATCTTACTCTGAAAAATAACGGACACTCATGTGAGTATTTCATCCATGTTGCACGTCGCAGCAAAGTTTCATCCCCAAACTTTTTCGGATGAAGACACAAATTCGAAATTTGGTTCTTCCCCAAGACCCAAACTTGCTCACATATAATCCACATTGCCACAAAAGACATAAATAAATCTAGTTAAACAAAAAATACGCCTTATCATTTTGCATCCCTAATTTAAACCGAGTTAGGTCAAGTGCGCCAGCATTACACTTCATTCCGTTTGGGCACtagaaatgaacaaaaaataGATACACGTGAATGTGGTGTTAACAAATCACTGCAAATTATCCTTACAAAATTGGAGCAGAAAATGATAGGTGGCTCTGGTTTGTTTTAACATCTACCACTTGGTTTCTCAGCAGCCGTTTCATCAAATGAAACAGCGCCCGCCGTATTTATTCTGGGAAATGGTGAGCAAAAAATGACTCATCTCTTATGCCTAGCCTGCACTGTTTGGTTCATTTTAACGTCAGCAACTGGCAATTGTTAGCTGGACTATGCCAACAATCTGCTGATCCACTTGCGGTTATGCAGACCAACAAACCAGTTACTATAATTGCTACATGTACTGGGCTGATTGGCAGAAGTGGTAGCACGGATCATCTTCTGAGTGTGTGTTAACAGAGGCTTCCACTTCAAAATACTCATCATGCATTGAGGTATAGTGGCTTGACCTTAAAGTAGCTCAAAGGTGCTTTCTCACGTCTGCATTGTTTTGATTGCTAATGTGGATGGGTTGTTACCATGACATCAAAAACGACTACTACCACCCCTAACTGGtaaaaagtttgttttattgatcAATTTGATATGACTCCAGGTCAGAGTCTATCAGTATTCCAAGCTTTAAGATTTGGCGTTCTAACGTAATTAATCCTAGGGTAACATACCGAACACAAGGGGTGCAAGGATTGACCCTTGAGGGACACCATATGTCGAACAGAATAGAAACTCCCAACCTAACAACTTCTGTCCTCCAAGTAGGATCTGAACCCATTATAGGATTGTCCCATTTAATCCCATTAACCTCTCTGAATTTAGAAATTAACATACACTGTCCAGTTTCACATAATGCCtcataatttatttaaaaaatatatatatttctttaatAATGAAAGAAATGAGTGGCTTTTGTGTCATCTGCTCAACAGTCCAAGTAGTTCTTCCCTCAGCGATGATCATCTCCGGCCTCCCTCAACGCTACACTGCAGCTCAGCTCCACATTCACTGGGGCTCCAAAAACAATCCTCTGGGTTCGGAGCACACGGTGGACAGTAAGCAGTATGCTGCAGAGGTAAACAACAAGTCAATGGCATCTCGACATCTTCAGAAAAATGCACCAACCACATCTACCCACAAGTGTCTCCTGAAGTAATCATGAATTCTGCCTTTGAAAAACTTTTGTATCAATGCAAAACAAATCGATGCACATTCCTCCACTTTGAGTCTCAGGTAGTTGCctgcttgagattttttttcccatcactgTCTTTACACTTGCCCTCCCAGTTTTTCCTCCTACAATTCACATATGTACCCAGCAAACCATAAAggaacattttaaatattatcacACAGTATTTTACAACCGACAGCCtctgaaaatgcattttttaattttttttttttttacctgtgtgTGCCAGCAGTTGCAGAGCCACATGTAAGGTGTTGTGGTCTGTGTTTCTTAGTGGACAGAAGGACTCCGTTGTCAACATGTCCTTTCAAGTCACTCCAGAGTCCACCACCGCACTTGTTTGATGACATGTTGCTTTTGCAGTCATGGCATGACGGGACATAATCAAAAAAACTCCATGTCCACTTTGATTCCCCTAAACTCGgatataaatacattttggtCTTATTTGATATCAAGGACGACCATGACTTTGCATGCCACTATAAACAGACTAATCCATTTACTGTATGTTTCTCCACTCAGTTTGCAGCCCAGATAAGCAGAGGAAAATCCATATTTTCCATCAGTAAGCCATTTGTGTCTTCTCTTACAGCTACACATTGTTCACTACAACTCCGAAAAGTATCCCAATGTATCCATGGCTTTTGACAAATCTGACGGTCTGGCTGTACTGGGCGTTTTCATCGAGGTGACCATATTTCGACACAATTAATCGTCAATATCTGACCATATGACcatcttacttttttttttttatcctgcaaACAGATTGGAGCCTTCAATCCGGGCTATAACAACATTCTTTCATATCTTAATAAAATCCCCAAACGATGTGAGTCTCACACAATTTGCTCTGCTGTGAGCGTTAATGTGTAAGACACGAAACTTTTTCTTTCTAGCAAACCGGTATAAGATTCCCGCTTTTGACGTCAGACAGCTGATGCCTCAGCGCCTGGATGAGTATTTCCGTTACGACGGTTCTCTGACTTCACCGCCTTGCTATCAAAGTGTGCTGTGGACAGTCTTCAAGAATCCTGTCACCATCTCTCAAGCTCAGGTTTGTACAAATCAGCCACGAGCTTTCCCGTCTGAACTCTCCCAACTTTTTTCTATCCCTCATGTTTGCAGTATGACAAACTAACGGCAAGCCTCTTCGCCAACCAAGCCGTGCCTCTTGTTAACAACTTCAGGGGTCCACTCCCGATTGAGAACCGTGTTGTCCTGGCTTCCTTTATGCAAGGTAAGAATGATCTCCAAGAATGCTGCTCACATTAGCTTCAACGCAATTTATTTGGTTTGGGATGAGCTGCCGAGTTAGGACGCAGTTAACCGCCGCGCTGGTATTCTTTGTCCACGACAGGAGTGACTAGCCGTATGTCATCTAAGTGCATCTCCCAGAGGAAGGCACTGGTTCGCCAATTATTGGTCGGTGATTTGGATGAGGTCATTGAAAGTAGGCAACTGCCCAAAAGTACCTACAAGTTGCTCTCCCAGAAGTATACACAAGCAGAATCAAAGCAATCAACGAGTGAATATAAGTCGGCAGTTAATAGGGCATCTTCGTTGAAGAACATGATTCAGCCGACAATGGCCTTTGGCTCGTTGCTGCAGCAAAAGTCCCTGGAGATCCAACAGTCCACCATCGCCAAGAACTTGTCCGTTTCTCTGGCTGAGGCCGTTCTCCCTAAGCTCAATATTAAAAGCTACCTGAGCTGCAAGGCGGACCTGGCTCCCGCGACCATCAAGTATCTCATGAGTGGACGGCCCCTGTGGCAGAAAGACGAGAATTTCCACTTGCTTGACCCCTACCTCGGTAGTTACACAATGCATCCTTGGCTTTTGCAAAGGGAGTTGGAGGACTAGAAGATTCCCTCAAGTCACTTTCTGTAGCACACATCAACCGTGTGCGGCTAGCATAGTCAAAGTTGAATTTTTAGTCGTGCTCTGCGTTCTCTAGCATGTCATCTGTTCTAACTAATATTATTacgattaaattattatttacaaTGTGTGCACATAGAAAATCGTTTGGTGATCATTTCTATTCTCAAACCAGCCCATGTTGACCTGTCATTACGACAAAGATTGTTTGTGTTACGAAATGATACAGAATGAGTTATGCCTTTACATTGTCTTTGAAAAGCtttaaataaactatttaaaaaattaaaaaaacatctttgtggATCAATCTGTAAAATATTCAAAAACAATGGTACAGTGTCTTATGAGTTTTTTGAGTTGCCTTAACCTTGAATGAACTGAACATAGTTGTACAGTTTTAAAAAGAATGAATCTGTGATTTTTACACACGTCTCACTGAGTTACTTCTGAAAATGTGATGATGTCTGTCATTTTCCTCTTCTTTGAAAGAATTCCTGCCCTGGAGTATATACTTAAGAGCTTTACATTACTGCGTAACTTGTGGTATGATTTTATCCAAGTTAAACAGTTGCTGTAATCCCTATGCATGATCTCAATTAGCTTAAGCATTTAGAAAAACACACTTTTGGAAAAAGGTTTACCACTTCTATATCACCCACATAGCAGTGATTGGCATTTTTCAGAGGTCTTGATCGTGTTTCCATTTGGTGTGAAAGTCACAGTGCGGGGGCCAGACCCGGCCCACCAaatcattttacgtggcccaTAAAAGCAAACAAGTGTCCACTTCAAGTCAAAATGGCAAATATCCTTCAATAAGAATTGCTTTtctaactttttgttttttttatgctgtTGTTTTCGATCCTGGTTGTACAGGTTCACATTTAAAATGTCTTATTACAATTCAGAAGACATTAAAATATATGCTATTAGCATGATTTTAAAAAAGGGCCCATTTGTAATCTCAGCTCAAAACTAATTAATTCATCTGACGTTAATTCATTTTGTACCTGCAAGGCAGCTACTGCACATACAAAATGAGTATTTATATTTACTTTTATGTGTAGCGTGCATTGTCATACACAGGGAACAGGAAGCTTGAGGTGAAGTGTGAGGAGAACACGTCACTGCCCACAGGAATTTCAAAAGTATAGGCAGTACAAAAACTGTTTCCTCACGTAAATATCTCATTTCATGTTTTTGGACAGTTATGGTTGAATTCATTGTTGATGCCATGAGGTTGTCAAGTTGATAAGTTCATCCTGTTCCTCTTCCAGACAATGCGGTGGCCTGCTGAAGGTCAGCACTGTACCACTGAAAGTCCCGGGTTAAGTCAGGACTGTGTCGTCCGTTCCCTTGGGCCTTCCTGCCTCGTTGGAACTATGCTCAGACCGCAGTCCAAACAATGAGGGGACAGGAGTCAACAGGCATCCTTGATGGTAGGGTGTGGCATGAGTAGAATGGATTCCCCCTCCATTTGCACCAAGCCTGTACTTAGAGCTGCTCCGTGATATCATAATAAAAGGCTTCTTGGCTTCACGGAAACATTGCAACAAACACGTCCTTCCCTGTGAATATTGCCGAGAAAGTTTCAAGATGACCCCGAGCCCCCGCCGGCTTCCCAGCACTCTGCGGCACTGATCATGTACTAACTGCAGGAGCGGTATTACTTCATCATCTTTACAAGCTTTCTTCTCACCGCATTGCAAGCTACCATTTCCAAGCTTCACATCACGAGAGTTTATTATTGTACATTATGAGCGTTTGAGGGATaaatgttttgggtttttttcctcTGATCTTTTATTTGCTTATACAACTGCAAAAATGCAGTGATTCAGTGTTGGCGCTTGATAATGTCATCATTGGTGCTTTGGGCCTCCCTTACTGTCTTCACGTTGTGGCTTGGTTGTGTGCTTGTATCGGAATACAGCTATACGGTATTCCCTGCGATAGTTTAACCGTGGACTTCTGGTCAGCCATGCACAAGGAAGTACTTAATGCACCGAGTCAAAATGACATGTTGAAGTTCAGCCTCAGAATCCAAAAGTTATATGAAGTGACTTTTTGTTGGTCTGGGGATGTTAGAAACGAAAAGATTTCAGAAAATGGGCAGTAAATATGCCCTGCCATTGGCAAGCCACCAGTCTGGCACCTCTGGCCTAAAGTCAGCAGGGTCCTGGGATCATTTGCAGCTATTGAGGTCAAcccgtaccaaaaaaaaaattggatggatggtccgtaaataaataaagggcaaAGATTTGGATTGAAGCTTAATTGAAGAGAACTGTAAGTCAAATAACCCCTC harbors:
- the si:dkeyp-73b11.8 gene encoding BPTI/Kunitz domain-containing protein isoform X2 encodes the protein MKHLLLFAIVFAAFHLGHSVIPGFCYQPEAEGIGQKFDFFFYYDVNKDQCNPFIYKGEGGNGNRFVNERECMRNCSATLERSYPKDATTLCLLKKLNGGCNGQYLRYYYDAVHQKCKKFLWTGCHGNGNRFFDHDSCNATCAGIHDDHDEEEEEEPDTPIAIICGVLIGLVVAAIIITIIVLTVQSKKKQKVAEIRRDEQPRAPLRGESLEMA
- the si:dkeyp-73b11.8 gene encoding BPTI/Kunitz domain-containing protein isoform X1; translation: MSCHRLVYLIKVVLFIHFFPHPTGFCYQPEAEGIGQKFDFFFYYDVNKDQCNPFIYKGEGGNGNRFVNERECMRNCSATLERSYPKDATTLCLLKKLNGGCNGQYLRYYYDAVHQKCKKFLWTGCHGNGNRFFDHDSCNATCAGIHDDHDEEEEEEPDTPIAIICGVLIGLVVAAIIITIIVLTVQSKKKQKVAEIRRDEQPRAPLRGESLEMA
- the ca12 gene encoding carbonic anhydrase 12 — encoded protein: MLRLSLTPIALLLQVLVAYGARWGYTSSNGERHWHTHFPYCAGPMQSPVDFKTGKLIFDSSLRPIVLENYNLTGGSHLTLKNNGHSFQVVLPSAMIISGLPQRYTAAQLHIHWGSKNNPLGSEHTVDSKQYAAELHIVHYNSEKYPNVSMAFDKSDGLAVLGVFIEIGAFNPGYNNILSYLNKIPKRSNRYKIPAFDVRQLMPQRLDEYFRYDGSLTSPPCYQSVLWTVFKNPVTISQAQYDKLTASLFANQAVPLVNNFRGPLPIENRVVLASFMQGVTSRMSSKCISQRKALVRQLLVGDLDEVIESRQLPKSTYKLLSQKYTQAESKQSTSEYKSAVNRASSLKNMIQPTMAFGSLLQQKSLEIQQSTIAKNLSVSLAEAVLPKLNIKSYLSCKADLAPATIKYLMSGRPLWQKDENFHLLDPYLGSYTMHPWLLQRELED